From the Xyrauchen texanus isolate HMW12.3.18 chromosome 49, RBS_HiC_50CHRs, whole genome shotgun sequence genome, one window contains:
- the LOC127640549 gene encoding leucine-rich repeat neuronal protein 3-like, which produces MKDLLLAVCLLAGLALKNSVQTSEWRVVCLKLCKCEVRPWFSPSSMYNEALTVDCNDQGLLSLPERLPSDTQVLLSQANNIAKISSPLESLVHLMEVDLSQNNISSLSDIYLGHLPQLLSLHLEENWLSSLHDNCLAHFPNLQELYINHNLLSLISAEAFKGLNKLLRLHLNSNQLRAIRTEWFHDLSQLEILMIGENPIVRIRDMNFKPLINLRSLVLTRMNLTEIPDSALVGLDKLESISFYDNMFPKVPQAALRQVLNLKFLDLNKNPIERIQRGDFVDMVHLKELGINSMPELVSIDSFAIHNLPELTKIEATNNPRLSYIHQNAFSKLPRLESLMLNSNALRALHRITVESLPNLQEVSLHSNPIYCDCVIRWINMNKNKVRFMEPDALFCSGPLEFQGHLVRHVHFREMADICLPLISPESLPDQVNVGSGHSISMHCRAFADPEPEIYWVTPSGEKILPQMVSIKYYLHPEGTFDIYDISEKEAGQYTCVAHNLIGSDMRSVSVIVNGYYPVPTNESLHVQVKGMEPHSVSISWVPPKGSLVSNIKWSTMSNRLSLQFTAHVLSDVKTFNLTHLHPLTQYEVCVEITDLQSRHLKNCLNFSTTDDSVSKGKTDNGIDLLYSITALLLIVSAVVCSFIYILRRSDPLYRKLINQQSEILPSHIKPMWGSRSKASDSANETDLRKGSI; this is translated from the coding sequence ATGAAAGACTTGCTGTTAGCGGTTTGCTTGCTGGCAGGACTTGCACTGAAAAACTCAGTTCAGACCTCTGAGTGGAGGGTTGTCTGCCTCAAGCTCTGCAAATGTGAAGTCCGACCCTGGTTCTCTCCCTCATCCATGTATAACGAGGCTCTGACTGTGGACTGCAATGATCAAGGACTTCTGTCTCTACCGGAGAGGTTGCCCTCAGACACACAAGTACTTCTATCACAGGCCAACAACATTGCAAAGATCAGCAGTCCCTTGGAATCCTTGGTACACCTAATGGAGGTAGACCTGTCTCAAAACAATATATCCTCATTGAGCGACATCTATCTAGGTCACCTTCCACAACTTCTGTCTTTACACCTAGAGGAGAACTGGCTAAGCAGCCTTCACGATAACTGCCTTGCACACTTTCCAAACCTTCAGGAGCTCTACATTAATCATAACCTTCTCTCCTTGATCAGTGCGGAGGCTTTCAAAGGGCTTAACAAGCTCCTGAGGCTCCATCTCAATTCAAACCAACTGAGGGCAATAAGAACAGAGTGGTTCCATGATCTTTCCCAGCTAGAAATCTTGATGATAGGGGAGAATCCAATTGTCAGAATACGAGACATGAATTTCAAGCCCCTTATCAATCTCCGCAGTCTTGTGCTAACCAGAATGAACCTCACAGAAATACCTGACAGTGCCCTGGTTGGCCTTGATAAGCTGGAGAGCATATCATTCTACGATAACATGTTCCCGAAAGTACCTCAAGCTGCTCTAAGACAAGTGCTGAATCTCAAGTTTCTGGATCTTAACAAGAATCCCATAGAGAGGATCCAAAGAGGGGACTTTGTGGACATggtccatctgaaagaactaggCATTAACAGTATGCCAGAGTTAGTTTCGATTGACAGCTTTGCCATACATAACCTCCCAGAGTTGACCAAAATTGAAGCAACAAACAATCCCAGACTTTCCTACATTCATCAGAATGCTTTCTCCAAGCTTCCCAGACTTGAGTCCCTCATGCTCAATAGCAATGCACTGAGGGCCCTTCATCGGATCACAGTGGAGTCCCTGCCTAACCTGCAGGAGGTGAGCTTGCACTCCAACCCCATTTACTGTGACTGTGTCATCCGCTGGATCAATATGAACAAGAACAAGGTCCGCTTCATGGAGCCGGATGCACTCTTTTGTTCAGGGCCCTTAGAGTTTCAAGGTCATCTTGTCAGGCACGTACACTTTCGTGAGATGGCGGATATCTGTCTGCCACTGATTTCACCAGAGAGCCTTCCCGATCAGGTCAATGTGGGTAGCGGTCATTCTATATCTATGCACTGCAGGGCATTTGCTGATCCTGAGCCTGAAATCTATTGGGTCACACCCTCAGGGGAGAAGATCTTACCACAAATGGTTTCCATCAAGTATTACCTGCACCCAGAGGGAACATTTGACATTTATGACATCTCAGAGAAGGAGGCTGGGCAGTACACCTGTGTGGCTCACAATCTCATTGGCTCAGATATGAGGTCGGTCTCAGTCATAGTAAACGGGTACTATCCGGTACCAACAAATGAATCTCTGCATGTACAAGTGAAAGGGATGGAGCCACATTCTGTAAGTATTTCTTGGGTGCCACCCAAGGGAAGCCTTGTGTCGAATATTAAGTGGTCGACCATGTCAAACCGCCTGTCCTTGCAATTCACAGCTCACGTGCTGTCTGATGTAAAGACATTCAACCTCACACACCTACACCCACTGACACAGTATGAGGTATGTGTGGAAATTACAGACCTGCAAAGCAGACACTTGAAGAACTGCTTGAACTTCAGCACCACAGATGACTCTGTTTCAAAAGGAAAAACGGACAATGGAATTGATTTGTTATATAGCATCACCGCGCTGCTTCTAATTGTGTCTGCAGTAGTGTGTTCGTTCATCTACATATTGCGGAGGAGTGATCCCCTTTACAGGAAATTAATAAATCAGCAGTCTGAGATACTGCCTTCTCACATTAAGCCAATGTGGGGGTCAAGGTCTAAAGCCAGTGATTCAGCCAATGAAACAGACTTGAGAAAAGGCTCTATTTGA